A region from the Agarivorans sp. Alg241-V36 genome encodes:
- a CDS encoding DUF484 family protein, producing MSEFDLSQPLLIDETLVVEFLLDNPDFFARHPNLIKQLRLPHKEKGAVSLVELQVQRLRDKVLSLEQEITDLMSVASLNERIYHVYVDLLPDLMACDSFAELQHRLSRALVDDLGVERVSLRLSQQFNLDDLSPEYGLEQDQIERVRVTRLSQQPHYFGRMTKGELELLFDNTDDIASVALMPLGLNAELGFFVAASRDADHYVAGMDSLLLTQLCQVISSLLLRLVPLQSEQ from the coding sequence ATGAGTGAGTTCGACCTATCCCAGCCACTGCTAATCGATGAAACTTTGGTGGTCGAGTTCTTGCTCGATAACCCAGACTTCTTTGCGCGCCATCCTAATCTTATAAAGCAGCTGCGTTTACCGCACAAAGAAAAGGGGGCGGTGTCCTTGGTTGAGCTGCAAGTTCAGCGTTTGCGAGACAAGGTGCTGAGCTTAGAGCAAGAGATTACCGACTTGATGAGTGTCGCCAGCCTTAACGAGCGCATTTACCATGTTTATGTGGATTTATTGCCCGACTTAATGGCCTGTGATTCATTTGCTGAGTTACAACATCGTTTAAGCCGCGCCTTAGTGGATGATCTTGGGGTAGAGCGCGTATCGCTGCGCTTAAGCCAACAGTTTAATCTTGATGACTTGTCGCCAGAATATGGCCTAGAGCAAGATCAGATTGAACGAGTAAGAGTCACCCGTTTAAGTCAGCAGCCACACTATTTTGGCCGTATGACCAAGGGCGAGCTGGAACTACTCTTTGATAATACCGATGACATTGCCTCGGTGGCATTAATGCCTCTGGGTCTCAATGCCGAGCTGGGTTTCTTTGTGGCCGCGAGCCGTGACGCCGACCACTACGTTGCCGGTATGGACAGTTTATTGCTCACTCAACTATGTCAGGTTATCAGCA
- the dapF gene encoding diaminopimelate epimerase: MLVNFTKMHGLGNDFVVIDNVTQNVFFNQEVISRLADRNFGIGFDQFLVVEPPYDPELDFHYRIFNADGSEVEQCGNGARCFARFVVNKGLTNKRSIGVSTKSGKIVLHVENDGQVTVNMGVPEFEPSKIPFKAKKAEKTYILRDEEQTVFAGAVSMGNPHCVLEVDDVAQAPLETLGMRLEKHERFPQKVNVGFSQIIDDKNIKLRVFERGVGETLACGTGACAAMVVGRQQGKLAETVNVDLPGGRLRIQWAGEGKPVKMTGPATMVFDGQVHI; this comes from the coding sequence ATGCTAGTAAACTTTACTAAAATGCACGGTTTGGGAAATGACTTTGTGGTTATCGACAATGTCACTCAAAACGTGTTTTTTAACCAAGAAGTGATTAGCCGTTTGGCTGATCGCAACTTTGGTATTGGCTTCGACCAGTTTTTGGTGGTTGAGCCACCTTACGATCCAGAATTAGACTTTCACTACCGCATTTTTAATGCCGATGGCAGTGAAGTAGAGCAGTGTGGCAATGGCGCCCGCTGTTTCGCCCGTTTTGTGGTTAACAAAGGGCTAACCAACAAGCGCAGTATTGGGGTTAGTACCAAATCTGGCAAGATAGTCTTGCACGTTGAGAACGATGGCCAAGTCACCGTAAACATGGGCGTGCCGGAGTTTGAGCCAAGTAAAATTCCGTTCAAAGCCAAAAAGGCCGAGAAAACCTATATCTTGCGCGATGAAGAGCAAACCGTGTTCGCCGGTGCAGTATCTATGGGTAACCCCCATTGTGTATTGGAAGTGGATGACGTTGCTCAGGCACCATTAGAAACCTTGGGCATGCGTTTAGAAAAGCACGAGCGTTTCCCGCAAAAAGTGAATGTAGGTTTTAGCCAAATTATCGACGATAAAAACATTAAGCTGCGGGTGTTTGAACGTGGCGTAGGCGAAACGCTCGCTTGTGGCACTGGTGCTTGTGCGGCTATGGTGGTTGGACGTCAGCAAGGTAAATTGGCAGAAACAGTTAATGTCGACCTGCCCGGCGGACGCTTACGTATCCAATGGGCTGGTGAAGGAAAACCGGTGAAAATGACCGGACCAGCAACGATGGTTTTTGACGGCCAGGTGCATATATGA
- the lysA gene encoding diaminopimelate decarboxylase, with product MDFFSYQNEQLHAEQCSVADLASTYGTPLYVYSRATIERHWQAFDKAAGDRPHLICYAVKANSNLAVLNIMARMGSGFDIVSGGELARVIEAGGDPSKVVFSGVAKTEAEITDALNHGIHCFNVESEPELDRISKVAQSLGKVAPISLRINPDIDAGTHPYISTGLKENKFGIAIERAQEAYAYAASLPGLMLVGVDCHIGSQLTEIAPFVEAIDKLLALIDQLAEQGIVIEHLDVGGGLGVNYDDEVPPEPADYASALAERLGDRKLKLLFEPGRAIMANAGILVSKVEFLKMSESKNFAIVDAAMNDLLRPALYSAWQRIVPVINKPALATASYDVVGPVCETGDFLGKDRELAIEPNDYIAVRSAGAYGFTMSSNYNSRCRAAEIMVDGDKAHLVREREVLASLWAGETLLPEG from the coding sequence TTGGATTTTTTTAGTTATCAAAACGAGCAATTACACGCTGAACAATGCTCGGTAGCTGATTTAGCAAGTACCTATGGTACGCCTCTATACGTATATTCACGCGCAACTATTGAGCGTCATTGGCAAGCTTTTGATAAAGCGGCGGGCGATCGCCCACATTTGATCTGTTATGCAGTAAAAGCCAACTCTAATCTTGCAGTATTAAACATTATGGCTCGCATGGGCTCGGGTTTTGATATTGTTTCTGGTGGCGAATTAGCCCGAGTGATTGAAGCGGGCGGTGACCCAAGTAAAGTGGTGTTCTCTGGTGTAGCCAAAACCGAAGCAGAAATCACCGATGCACTTAACCACGGAATTCACTGTTTTAACGTTGAGTCAGAGCCTGAGCTAGACCGCATTAGCAAGGTTGCCCAAAGCCTTGGCAAAGTAGCCCCTATTTCTTTGCGCATTAATCCCGATATTGATGCTGGTACTCACCCTTATATTTCTACTGGCTTAAAAGAAAACAAATTTGGTATTGCTATTGAGCGCGCCCAAGAAGCTTACGCTTATGCTGCAAGTTTACCTGGCTTAATGCTGGTTGGCGTAGATTGCCATATTGGTTCTCAGCTCACCGAGATTGCCCCGTTTGTTGAAGCTATCGACAAACTACTTGCGCTTATCGATCAATTGGCTGAGCAAGGCATTGTGATTGAGCATCTCGACGTAGGTGGCGGTTTAGGCGTTAATTACGATGACGAAGTGCCACCAGAGCCAGCCGATTACGCCAGTGCTCTTGCTGAGCGTTTAGGCGATCGTAAACTCAAGTTATTGTTTGAGCCAGGCCGCGCGATTATGGCAAATGCGGGGATCTTGGTGTCTAAAGTAGAGTTCTTAAAAATGTCGGAGAGTAAAAACTTCGCCATTGTAGATGCAGCCATGAACGACTTACTTCGTCCTGCTTTATACAGTGCGTGGCAACGCATTGTGCCAGTCATTAACAAGCCAGCGCTCGCTACAGCAAGCTACGATGTGGTGGGCCCGGTATGTGAGACCGGCGACTTCTTAGGTAAAGACCGTGAGTTGGCCATTGAACCGAATGATTATATTGCGGTGCGCTCCGCTGGAGCCTACGGTTTTACCATGAGCTCTAATTACAACTCTCGTTGTCGAGCTGCCGAGATAATGGTAGACGGCGATAAGGCTCACCTAGTGCGTGAGCGAGAAGTATTAGCATCACTTTGGGCCGGCGAAACGCTGTTGCCTGAAGGATAA
- a CDS encoding lipoprotein encodes MNKQAIAVILLSIGLSGCGQKGPLTHPPAEPQSAPEQVTPSE; translated from the coding sequence ATGAACAAACAAGCAATTGCCGTTATTTTGCTAAGCATAGGCCTAAGTGGATGTGGTCAAAAAGGACCTTTAACCCACCCGCCAGCCGAGCCACAGAGCGCTCCCGAGCAAGTAACGCCAAGCGAGTAA
- the cyaY gene encoding iron donor protein CyaY produces the protein MVMNDSQYHQLVDDAFERIEQTMDSDDFDIECDINGGVLTLEFENRSKMVINKQEPLHQLWLATKFGGYHFEWHETEQQWICNRSGNEFWTLLVESITKQSGEQLSF, from the coding sequence ATTGTGATGAATGATAGCCAATATCACCAGCTAGTAGATGATGCCTTTGAACGTATCGAGCAAACCATGGACAGTGACGACTTCGATATTGAGTGTGACATCAATGGTGGCGTGCTAACACTTGAGTTTGAAAACCGCAGTAAAATGGTGATTAACAAACAAGAGCCTTTGCATCAGCTTTGGTTGGCCACTAAGTTTGGCGGCTACCACTTTGAGTGGCACGAAACCGAACAACAGTGGATATGTAATAGAAGTGGCAACGAGTTTTGGACTTTGTTGGTAGAGTCAATCACCAAGCAAAGCGGTGAGCAACTTAGCTTCTAA
- a CDS encoding class I adenylate cyclase, with the protein MRDTIATLLEKATQFNQHRKQLALQTMPAAVQQVFELLPSMLHYSHPCIPGFIEGEVPSGVCQFAPSARHGIYLQQHFLCSPEEPKQCEILGLYSMGSTATVGQTESSDLDIWVCHNTDLAAERVALLAEKCEQISSWAAHQGVELNFFMVQENQFKTGSISELSKDNCGSAQHLLLLDEFYRTALPLAGKQLVWFAVPSDLEQSYDSFVQQQFELGVFNHQEWLDLGGLDTIPAEEYFGSGLWQLYKGIDSPYKAVLKTMLMEAYSADYPRPSLLAVEAKRLMQQGEEFGLEQDAYYLMLNKVTQYLESIEDYARLDLVRRCFYLKNCECSPLPSDLLDVRSLTWQQRFMAKLVKQWKWPQQKIEHLNLRRAWKVQDVRLAHSELLDALMLSYRNLIRFARRNDISESINPEDIGILSRKLYAAFESLPGKVTLINPQISPDLSEANLSFIHVGKGRSCAEGWYIYKQPLTGLEIVGQPPLEHATYISKLLAWSYFNQLKTDQTQLSLHTHPGDLNLDTLNQFAEDLRRAFPVNVDAASNLALTRPCEIRHLGVFINLEKDPTANWGGKVIEFDAISTDVFSFGRDSDCLVGSVDLVYRNTWNEIRTLHFSGDSAVVDALTTILGKMHRDANIPEHIDVFCYSENLQEQIGANFKQLLVESIKSRLQPLDKRIVKTIVLGSEKYGLFIEDRGVSVKKLENGVEFYRQLSNNKLQRLPLQLNAGNTKKVPNVVEAHASEGLVQYFFENLTTGFNIYIVDEHNRIEMYQDFEGSKEELVQGINRFYTSSREQYGTRHEVINFNLPQFYDIVAVDGQWQVESYRSS; encoded by the coding sequence TTGCGAGATACGATTGCCACTCTATTAGAGAAGGCTACCCAATTTAATCAACACCGGAAGCAGCTAGCATTGCAAACAATGCCAGCCGCTGTGCAGCAGGTATTTGAACTGCTGCCTTCGATGTTGCATTACTCGCACCCCTGCATACCTGGCTTTATTGAAGGCGAAGTGCCTAGCGGCGTATGCCAATTTGCCCCAAGCGCGCGCCACGGCATTTATTTGCAGCAACACTTTTTATGTAGCCCTGAAGAACCCAAGCAATGTGAGATTCTTGGTTTGTATTCCATGGGCAGTACTGCCACGGTTGGTCAAACCGAATCTAGCGATTTAGATATTTGGGTATGTCATAACACCGATTTAGCCGCAGAGCGTGTGGCTTTGTTGGCTGAAAAATGTGAGCAAATCTCATCTTGGGCTGCCCACCAGGGAGTTGAACTTAACTTCTTCATGGTGCAAGAGAACCAGTTTAAAACCGGTTCTATTAGCGAATTGTCTAAAGATAACTGCGGCAGTGCTCAGCACCTGTTATTGCTGGATGAGTTTTACCGCACCGCCCTGCCCTTAGCGGGTAAGCAGTTAGTCTGGTTTGCGGTACCTAGTGACTTAGAACAAAGCTACGACAGCTTTGTACAGCAGCAATTTGAACTAGGCGTATTCAATCATCAAGAATGGCTAGACCTAGGTGGCTTAGACACCATTCCTGCCGAAGAGTATTTTGGCTCAGGTTTATGGCAGCTTTATAAAGGCATCGACTCTCCTTACAAAGCCGTGCTTAAAACCATGTTAATGGAAGCTTACTCGGCTGACTATCCAAGACCTAGCCTATTGGCGGTAGAAGCCAAGCGTTTAATGCAGCAAGGTGAAGAGTTTGGCCTCGAGCAAGATGCTTATTACTTGATGCTCAACAAGGTAACTCAATACCTTGAGTCAATCGAAGATTACGCGCGCCTCGATTTAGTGCGTCGCTGTTTTTACTTGAAGAACTGCGAATGTAGCCCGCTGCCTAGCGACTTGTTAGATGTGCGCTCCTTAACTTGGCAGCAGCGCTTTATGGCTAAACTGGTGAAGCAGTGGAAATGGCCGCAGCAAAAAATTGAGCACCTAAATTTACGCCGAGCTTGGAAAGTGCAAGACGTGCGCCTCGCTCACAGTGAGTTGCTTGATGCTTTGATGCTTAGCTACCGTAACTTAATTCGCTTCGCTCGACGCAATGACATTAGTGAGTCGATTAACCCGGAAGACATTGGCATTTTGTCGCGCAAGCTCTACGCTGCCTTTGAAAGCTTGCCGGGAAAAGTGACCTTAATTAACCCACAAATTTCTCCCGATTTATCAGAAGCTAACCTTAGTTTTATTCATGTGGGTAAAGGTCGAAGTTGCGCCGAAGGTTGGTATATATATAAGCAGCCTTTAACTGGCTTAGAGATAGTAGGCCAGCCTCCTTTGGAGCACGCCACCTATATTTCTAAGTTACTGGCCTGGAGTTATTTCAATCAACTTAAAACTGATCAAACTCAGCTTAGCTTGCATACTCACCCGGGCGACCTAAATCTTGATACGCTGAATCAATTTGCCGAAGACCTACGCCGCGCCTTTCCGGTAAACGTAGATGCGGCTAGTAACCTAGCTCTAACTCGACCCTGTGAAATTCGCCACCTTGGGGTGTTTATCAACCTTGAAAAAGACCCTACCGCTAACTGGGGTGGCAAGGTGATTGAGTTTGATGCAATTTCTACCGATGTATTTAGCTTTGGTCGTGATTCTGACTGCTTGGTAGGCTCGGTTGATCTGGTCTACCGCAATACTTGGAATGAGATTAGAACTCTGCATTTTTCTGGCGACAGTGCAGTGGTTGATGCGCTCACCACCATTTTGGGTAAGATGCATCGTGACGCCAATATCCCAGAGCATATCGATGTATTTTGTTATAGCGAGAACTTACAAGAACAAATTGGCGCCAACTTTAAGCAGTTGCTGGTAGAAAGCATTAAAAGCCGTTTACAGCCCTTGGATAAGCGGATTGTTAAAACCATTGTTCTGGGCAGTGAAAAATACGGGCTTTTTATTGAAGATCGCGGCGTGTCGGTGAAGAAACTAGAAAACGGCGTCGAGTTTTATCGTCAGCTCTCCAATAACAAATTGCAGCGTTTACCTTTGCAGCTAAATGCTGGCAATACCAAGAAAGTGCCGAATGTAGTAGAGGCCCATGCCAGTGAAGGTTTGGTTCAATACTTCTTTGAAAACCTCACTACAGGTTTCAATATTTACATTGTGGATGAGCACAATCGCATCGAAATGTATCAAGATTTTGAGGGTAGCAAAGAAGAGTTGGTGCAGGGCATTAACCGTTTTTACACCTCTTCGCGCGAGCAATATGGTACCCGTCATGAGGTGATTAATTTCAATTTGCCGCAGTTTTACGACATTGTTGCTGTAGACGGCCAGTGGCAGGTTGAATCTTACCGCAGTAGCTAA
- the hemC gene encoding hydroxymethylbilane synthase has translation MNKVRIATRKSPLAMWQAYFVKTELERHHPSIEVELVPMSTKGDKILDTPLAKIGGKGLFIKELEVAMLEDRADIAVHSMKDVPMEFPEGLGLHCICQREDPRDAFVSNQFQSLADLPQGAVVGTSSLRRQCQLKAQRPDIKIKDLRGNVNTRLAKLDAGEYDAIILASAGLLRLEMQARIKAYIEPEQILPAGGQGAVGIECRSNDLQLLKLLAPLNHPETVARVTAERAMNRHLEGGCQVPIGCYAELEGEQLFVRGLVGAVDGSTVIEKQITGSSQQAEQLGLQLAEQLLEAGAEPILKAVYQQQ, from the coding sequence GTGAATAAAGTCAGAATTGCCACGCGCAAAAGTCCATTAGCCATGTGGCAAGCCTATTTTGTGAAAACCGAATTAGAGCGCCACCACCCGAGCATTGAGGTAGAACTGGTACCAATGAGTACTAAAGGCGACAAAATACTCGACACTCCTCTGGCCAAAATTGGTGGTAAAGGGCTGTTCATTAAAGAACTTGAAGTGGCGATGTTAGAAGACCGAGCTGATATTGCGGTGCACTCGATGAAAGATGTGCCGATGGAGTTCCCCGAGGGCCTAGGGCTGCATTGTATTTGCCAACGCGAAGACCCTCGCGACGCCTTTGTCAGTAACCAATTCCAAAGCCTCGCCGACTTACCTCAAGGCGCAGTGGTGGGCACCTCTAGTTTACGCCGCCAGTGCCAGCTTAAGGCGCAACGCCCAGATATTAAAATCAAAGATTTACGCGGCAATGTAAATACTCGCTTAGCCAAACTAGACGCTGGTGAATACGATGCGATTATTCTCGCCAGTGCTGGTTTATTACGCCTAGAAATGCAAGCACGCATTAAAGCCTATATTGAGCCAGAGCAAATATTGCCTGCCGGTGGCCAAGGCGCTGTAGGCATAGAATGCCGCAGCAACGACCTACAACTATTGAAGTTACTAGCTCCCCTCAATCACCCTGAAACAGTAGCACGCGTTACTGCTGAGCGCGCCATGAACCGCCACCTAGAAGGTGGTTGTCAGGTGCCAATTGGTTGTTATGCTGAACTGGAAGGTGAACAGCTTTTTGTACGAGGTTTAGTGGGTGCGGTAGACGGCTCGACAGTGATAGAAAAACAAATCACCGGCAGCAGTCAACAAGCAGAGCAACTTGGTCTGCAGCTAGCTGAGCAGCTGCTAGAAGCAGGTGCAGAGCCAATTCTTAAGGCGGTTTACCAGCAACAATAA
- a CDS encoding uroporphyrinogen-III synthase, producing the protein MQVLVTRPEPHNQRCVSMLHANGHHAIAAPMVKITASEQIAELPSIIQSVDGNNLIIAVSQYAVEACQTYLSQQGLSWPPNCQYLAVGKATAECWRQYGVNAKVPARQDSEGMLELIETQLQGIQQAHILRGQQGREWLAQQLEKQAIQVNYLTCYQRQLLNYSSQQLEQWRSQINTIVATSGEILKHLTTLMSEPKQLTWLKNTNLLVPSQRLLEYADSLGFMHTVLCDGASDKACIDALARMQSSARNENDQK; encoded by the coding sequence GTGCAGGTACTTGTTACGCGGCCTGAGCCGCATAATCAACGTTGCGTAAGCATGTTACACGCCAATGGCCATCATGCCATTGCTGCGCCGATGGTTAAGATTACTGCCAGTGAGCAAATCGCCGAGTTACCTTCAATTATTCAAAGCGTTGATGGCAACAACCTCATTATCGCTGTTAGCCAATATGCCGTTGAGGCTTGCCAAACTTACCTCAGCCAACAAGGCTTAAGTTGGCCCCCAAATTGTCAGTACTTAGCAGTGGGTAAAGCCACTGCCGAGTGTTGGCGGCAATATGGCGTAAACGCCAAGGTGCCCGCCCGCCAAGACAGTGAAGGCATGCTTGAGCTCATCGAAACCCAACTGCAAGGTATTCAGCAGGCGCATATATTGCGCGGCCAACAAGGCCGGGAATGGTTGGCCCAGCAACTAGAAAAACAAGCTATTCAGGTGAATTACCTCACCTGCTACCAACGCCAACTACTGAACTATTCTTCGCAACAACTTGAACAATGGCGGTCACAGATCAACACTATTGTGGCTACCAGTGGTGAAATTTTGAAACACCTTACTACCCTTATGAGTGAGCCTAAGCAGCTAACTTGGCTAAAAAATACCAACTTACTGGTACCAAGTCAGCGTTTGCTAGAATACGCAGACAGTTTGGGTTTTATGCATACAGTATTGTGCGACGGCGCATCAGATAAGGCTTGCATCGACGCGTTAGCGCGAATGCAGTCATCTGCAAGGAATGAAAATGACCAAAAATAA
- a CDS encoding uroporphyrinogen-III C-methyltransferase, with protein MTKNKQSDSQSKATELSDSSSAKEATTASAAATPPPSKPTPAPAKGDKLAKILAIVAIILSISIAAGLYWHGHQFREHADTQLQLLKTSLQAKEQNLLSAQTNSKSELDKLAQTVAGQNQAMSALQAQLELTEQNRKTIERQLALLNIKDANHWRLNEANFLLQLAAYKLWLEQDPVTAIALLTEADNSINNADDPHLLSLRRAINADVQLLKSIPLVDKEGIAFRLEGILQQAESLQLAEIELPEVVAAKDNQLSADSADWQDNLAKSWRKFSENFVTVRRRDGQVEALIEPQHAWYLKENLKLQLQQAEQALFRSQGELFKAKLQRAEQWVGEFFIQNSQAQAMIEDLKQLQQLDIVDKLPEQLSSLGAAEQAIKERQQRLLPSFEGVE; from the coding sequence ATGACCAAAAATAAACAATCAGATAGTCAATCAAAGGCTACCGAGCTTAGCGATTCTAGCAGTGCTAAAGAAGCAACAACGGCTAGCGCCGCCGCTACACCTCCGCCTAGCAAACCAACACCCGCTCCAGCCAAGGGCGACAAACTGGCAAAAATATTGGCAATTGTGGCGATTATTCTCAGTATCAGCATTGCAGCCGGCCTGTATTGGCATGGCCACCAATTTAGAGAACATGCAGATACTCAACTGCAACTACTAAAGACCAGTTTACAAGCTAAAGAGCAAAACCTATTAAGCGCTCAAACCAACAGTAAAAGCGAGCTAGACAAACTTGCTCAAACGGTGGCTGGGCAAAATCAGGCAATGAGCGCTTTGCAGGCTCAACTCGAACTCACTGAGCAAAACCGCAAAACCATTGAACGGCAGCTGGCCTTATTAAATATTAAAGATGCCAATCACTGGCGCTTAAACGAAGCCAACTTCCTACTGCAATTAGCCGCCTACAAGTTGTGGCTAGAGCAAGATCCAGTTACCGCTATCGCCCTACTCACCGAGGCGGACAACAGCATTAACAACGCCGATGACCCACATTTATTGTCATTACGCCGCGCCATTAATGCCGATGTGCAGTTGCTTAAAAGCATCCCTCTGGTTGACAAGGAAGGCATCGCCTTTCGTTTAGAAGGTATTTTACAGCAAGCAGAAAGCCTGCAACTGGCCGAGATTGAATTGCCCGAAGTGGTTGCCGCCAAAGATAATCAACTCAGCGCCGATAGCGCCGATTGGCAAGACAACTTAGCTAAAAGCTGGCGTAAGTTTAGCGAAAATTTTGTTACCGTGCGCCGCCGTGATGGACAGGTTGAAGCGCTGATAGAACCGCAACACGCTTGGTACTTAAAAGAAAACCTAAAACTGCAGTTACAACAAGCCGAGCAAGCCTTATTCCGTTCTCAAGGAGAGCTGTTTAAAGCCAAATTACAACGTGCTGAGCAATGGGTAGGCGAGTTCTTTATTCAAAACTCGCAAGCTCAAGCCATGATTGAAGACTTAAAGCAGCTACAGCAACTAGACATTGTTGATAAACTGCCAGAACAATTAAGCAGCCTAGGCGCAGCCGAGCAAGCGATTAAAGAACGCCAACAACGCTTACTCCCTTCCTTTGAAGGAGTTGAATAA
- a CDS encoding heme biosynthesis HemY N-terminal domain-containing protein, with protein sequence MVKIIVLLVCIALGLALGPQLAGNKGYVLIAFDNYTIEMSVTSAIFLSFICFCVLLLSLWLARWLWLSFSRSGAWWGHRRKQKANVHTQQGMLAMMRGDYQNAEKLVSKAANLSDAPALNYLTAAEAAQEQGQDKKRDKYLEQATRITNNDAAVLVTQARLQLKQQNYSAALSSIEQLPHENLKQDAVKRMLLTILPALSLWQRYIDLLPLALKAGLIDDAHYQLQLSSAYKNLFLELANSQGSDAVAKHWNGMPRKQKKQMTIAAAACRALISSGDNAAAYQLLGDLINRHLDSELLDVAAELHLNDPHPLLQQLSSLRRKHPENAVLMRLIGQLHLQQQQWPEAKELFEQSMKLAPSAECYQGLAEVHRQLDEPEQAIHYYRQALAI encoded by the coding sequence ATGGTTAAGATTATCGTTCTACTGGTGTGCATTGCGCTGGGTCTGGCGCTTGGCCCGCAGCTGGCTGGTAACAAAGGCTATGTGCTAATTGCCTTTGATAACTACACCATCGAAATGTCGGTAACCAGTGCAATATTCCTAAGCTTTATTTGCTTTTGTGTCTTGTTACTCAGCCTATGGTTAGCCCGCTGGTTATGGTTAAGTTTCTCACGCAGTGGCGCTTGGTGGGGCCACCGCCGTAAACAAAAAGCCAATGTTCATACTCAACAAGGCATGTTGGCGATGATGCGGGGCGACTACCAAAATGCAGAGAAATTAGTGAGCAAAGCCGCCAATCTTAGTGATGCCCCAGCGCTTAACTATTTGACCGCTGCAGAGGCAGCTCAAGAGCAAGGCCAAGATAAAAAGCGCGATAAGTACTTAGAGCAAGCCACTCGCATTACTAATAACGATGCGGCGGTATTGGTTACTCAAGCTCGTTTGCAGCTCAAGCAACAAAACTACAGCGCAGCGTTAAGCAGTATTGAGCAACTGCCACACGAAAACCTCAAGCAAGATGCAGTGAAGCGCATGCTGCTTACTATCCTGCCCGCGCTTAGCCTGTGGCAACGCTATATCGATTTACTGCCGCTAGCATTAAAGGCCGGTTTAATCGACGATGCCCACTATCAACTTCAGTTATCTAGTGCCTACAAAAACTTATTTTTGGAATTGGCCAATAGCCAAGGTTCTGATGCGGTAGCTAAACACTGGAATGGCATGCCGCGTAAGCAAAAGAAACAAATGACTATTGCCGCTGCAGCTTGCCGCGCGCTAATTAGCTCTGGCGACAATGCGGCGGCATATCAGCTACTCGGTGACCTTATCAACCGCCACCTAGATAGTGAATTACTCGACGTGGCAGCAGAGCTGCATTTAAACGATCCTCATCCATTATTGCAGCAGCTTTCTAGCTTGCGCCGCAAGCACCCAGAAAATGCAGTATTAATGCGCTTAATTGGCCAGTTACATTTGCAACAGCAACAATGGCCCGAAGCCAAAGAGTTATTTGAGCAAAGCATGAAGCTGGCCCCAAGTGCCGAGTGCTATCAAGGTTTGGCCGAAGTTCACCGCCAACTGGATGAACCCGAGCAGGCGATTCATTACTATCGCCAAGCGCTAGCTATTTAG
- the fre gene encoding NAD(P)H-flavin reductase encodes MKRISCKVASVSPILDDIFNVELQPQESQSFVAGQYLQIVMAEDDKRPFSLASSPEQGDVLELHIGAPEGNPYARQVIDKLKKSGEIEVEMPFGNAGFDETSQRPILIMVGGTGFSYAKSIIEHIVDTEQDREIYLYWGGRNLGGLYLHELAYQWEELDQVKFVPVLEQAMPQWTGKKGLVHEAVLEDFADMSGLEVYIAGRFEMADVARTAFTKQGLPIEQLHGDAYEFI; translated from the coding sequence ATGAAGCGCATTAGTTGTAAGGTTGCATCGGTCTCGCCGATTTTAGATGATATTTTTAATGTTGAATTACAACCACAAGAGAGCCAGAGCTTTGTGGCTGGCCAGTACCTACAAATTGTTATGGCTGAAGACGATAAACGACCGTTTTCATTAGCCAGTTCACCCGAGCAAGGTGATGTGTTAGAGCTTCATATTGGTGCGCCAGAAGGTAATCCTTATGCCAGGCAGGTCATTGATAAACTGAAGAAAAGTGGTGAGATTGAAGTTGAAATGCCGTTTGGTAATGCCGGCTTTGATGAAACCAGCCAACGACCTATTTTGATTATGGTAGGCGGCACCGGCTTTTCTTATGCTAAATCGATCATCGAACATATTGTTGATACCGAGCAAGATCGCGAGATTTATTTGTATTGGGGTGGTCGCAATCTAGGTGGTTTGTATTTGCATGAGTTGGCTTACCAATGGGAAGAACTAGACCAAGTTAAATTTGTGCCAGTACTTGAGCAAGCTATGCCGCAGTGGACCGGTAAGAAAGGCCTAGTGCACGAAGCCGTGCTTGAAGACTTCGCCGATATGAGCGGCCTAGAGGTATACATTGCTGGCCGTTTTGAAATGGCCGATGTCGCGCGTACTGCTTTTACCAAGCAGGGCCTGCCGATAGAGCAATTACATGGTGATGCTTACGAATTTATCTAA